From a single Caldalkalibacillus salinus genomic region:
- the allD gene encoding ureidoglycolate dehydrogenase encodes MTDVQMSPQNLKKLVIEKLTDASLVQEHAEVVADVLVHADLRGVSSHGVLRTEHYVRRLKEGSINPNPLFSMKETGPCSATFDGDDGMGHVVMKEAMDQAIDMARKNGIGTIGIVNSSHCGALSYFVQQAAEENIVGMAVTHTDNIVVPFGGAKPYFGTNPIAYGFPARNHKPVVLDMATSHVAFGKVLHAREAGKDIPNNWGVDASGQATTNPHDVSYLLPFAGPKGYGLGMVVDILSGVLTGSSFGPNITKMYGDYDKKRKLGHFIMTINPAMFTNVDDFLDSMDQMIDDIHQVEPAKGFEKVLVPGEPEQLKEEQALREGVTITKTINDYLMQ; translated from the coding sequence ATGACAGATGTGCAAATGTCACCACAGAATCTGAAAAAATTAGTCATAGAGAAATTAACAGATGCATCGTTAGTGCAAGAGCATGCTGAGGTTGTGGCCGACGTTTTAGTTCATGCAGATTTACGCGGGGTGAGTTCCCATGGTGTTCTCCGTACGGAACATTATGTCAGACGGCTGAAAGAAGGTAGCATAAACCCCAACCCTTTGTTTTCTATGAAAGAAACGGGTCCTTGTTCCGCCACCTTTGATGGTGATGATGGCATGGGCCACGTCGTCATGAAGGAAGCGATGGATCAAGCCATCGACATGGCTAGAAAGAATGGTATTGGCACGATCGGAATCGTAAATAGCAGCCATTGCGGCGCTTTATCTTATTTTGTACAGCAAGCAGCAGAGGAAAATATCGTTGGCATGGCAGTGACGCATACGGATAACATTGTCGTCCCATTTGGAGGAGCCAAGCCTTATTTTGGAACAAATCCTATTGCGTACGGCTTTCCGGCTAGAAACCATAAACCAGTCGTACTAGATATGGCTACAAGTCATGTCGCTTTTGGGAAGGTCCTTCACGCGCGTGAAGCCGGAAAGGACATACCGAATAATTGGGGGGTTGATGCTTCAGGTCAAGCAACAACAAACCCTCATGATGTGTCTTACCTCCTGCCATTTGCAGGGCCGAAAGGGTACGGACTAGGGATGGTGGTGGATATTCTATCCGGTGTACTTACCGGTTCCTCATTTGGACCAAATATAACAAAGATGTATGGAGATTACGACAAAAAGCGTAAGCTAGGGCATTTCATCATGACGATCAATCCTGCAATGTTTACGAATGTCGACGATTTCTTAGATTCAATGGACCAAATGATTGATGACATTCATCAGGTTGAGCCGGCAAAAGGCTTTGAGAAAGTACTCGTTCCTGGTGAGCCTGAGCAGTTAAAAGAGGAACAAGCCCTACGAGAAGGTGTCACCATCACAAAAACGATCAATGATTATTTAATGCAATGA
- a CDS encoding TRAP transporter substrate-binding protein: MKNIKLFMLLTAFTLLLTACGGNDTASTDEGGDSGDTIKWRMGHLADEDHIWHETSLKFAELVKEKTDGQIDISIYPNNQLGGETDTLNSIRSGNVDLLITGETMQNWAPKAALLAVPYAFRDSDHLSKVVEGDIGREIEEDIIEEVGVTPLFYMERAPRNLTSNEPITSPNDLDGFRMRVPNVPLFMDAWETAGASPQVMDFNEVFTGLQQGVIHGQENPVDLIHSGGLYEVQDYVNLTEHVYSWIYVVVGNDQFEALSDDLQAAVLEAAEEAKAYGDQLFEEEIQHYHELLESEGMTFHEVDQDAFRKVMEPAIEASLTEEQFELYQKILEVE, encoded by the coding sequence ATGAAAAACATCAAATTGTTCATGTTATTGACTGCTTTTACCTTATTACTTACAGCTTGTGGAGGAAACGATACGGCATCAACGGATGAGGGAGGGGACTCTGGTGACACCATTAAATGGAGAATGGGTCACTTAGCGGATGAGGATCACATTTGGCATGAAACATCATTAAAGTTCGCAGAGTTAGTGAAGGAAAAAACGGATGGTCAAATTGACATTAGTATCTATCCTAATAACCAATTAGGTGGGGAAACGGACACGTTAAACAGTATTCGTTCTGGAAATGTAGATTTACTCATTACGGGAGAAACGATGCAAAACTGGGCTCCAAAAGCGGCTCTATTAGCCGTTCCTTACGCCTTTCGTGACAGCGATCACTTAAGCAAAGTGGTAGAGGGGGACATCGGCCGCGAGATTGAAGAAGACATCATTGAAGAAGTGGGTGTGACCCCGTTATTTTACATGGAGCGTGCACCACGTAATTTAACATCAAATGAACCGATTACAAGCCCAAATGACTTAGATGGATTTAGAATGCGTGTGCCAAACGTGCCATTATTCATGGATGCATGGGAAACGGCAGGGGCTAGTCCACAAGTAATGGACTTCAATGAGGTATTCACAGGACTTCAACAAGGAGTCATCCATGGACAAGAAAACCCTGTAGACCTCATTCACAGTGGTGGATTATATGAAGTACAGGATTATGTTAATTTAACAGAACACGTTTACTCTTGGATTTATGTGGTCGTTGGAAATGACCAATTCGAAGCTTTATCGGACGACCTTCAAGCAGCTGTTTTGGAAGCTGCCGAGGAAGCCAAGGCGTATGGTGATCAATTATTCGAGGAAGAAATTCAACACTATCATGAATTACTAGAGTCAGAAGGAATGACATTCCATGAGGTAGATCAAGATGCCTTCCGCAAAGTGATGGAACCAGCCATTGAAGCGTCATTAACAGAAGAGCAATTCGAGCTTTACCAAAAGATATTAGAAGTAGAGTAA
- the minD gene encoding septum site-determining protein MinD yields MGEAIVVTSGKGGVGKTTTTANLGTALGMQGKKVCLVDTDIGLRNLDVIMGLENRIIYDLVDVADGSCRLKQALIKHKDVEELYLLPAAQTKDKNDIEPEQISKIIQELKQDFDYIIIDCPAGIEQGFRNAVTGADRAVVVTTPEKSAVRDADRIIGLLEAEKMEAPRLVINRIRPKMMRKGEMLDVDEIVNILAIDLLGIVPDDEHVIRASNEGIPTVMNPHSKASIAYNNIARRILGDSIPLMNLDEDEGVFSKMKRMFGMRA; encoded by the coding sequence GTGGGAGAGGCGATTGTTGTTACATCTGGTAAGGGTGGCGTGGGAAAAACAACGACGACAGCTAACTTAGGAACCGCTTTGGGCATGCAAGGTAAGAAAGTTTGCTTAGTTGATACAGACATCGGCTTACGCAACTTAGATGTCATTATGGGGCTTGAGAATCGTATTATCTATGATTTAGTAGACGTAGCGGACGGGTCATGCCGACTGAAACAAGCCCTCATTAAGCACAAAGATGTAGAAGAACTCTATCTCCTGCCTGCAGCACAGACAAAGGACAAAAATGACATTGAACCAGAGCAAATCTCAAAGATCATTCAGGAATTAAAGCAGGACTTTGACTATATTATCATTGACTGTCCCGCAGGTATTGAGCAAGGATTCCGTAATGCTGTAACCGGTGCGGATCGTGCCGTAGTAGTGACAACACCGGAGAAATCAGCCGTTAGAGATGCTGATCGTATTATTGGCTTACTTGAGGCTGAGAAGATGGAAGCACCACGTCTTGTCATCAACCGAATTAGACCTAAAATGATGAGAAAAGGTGAGATGCTTGACGTTGATGAAATAGTCAACATTCTGGCCATTGATTTACTGGGCATCGTTCCGGATGATGAACATGTGATTAGAGCTTCTAATGAGGGGATTCCAACTGTCATGAATCCTCATTCAAAAGCTTCTATTGCTTACAATAACATTGCCAGAAGAATACTTGGAGACTCTATACCACTCATGAATCTAGATGAAGATGAAGGCGTCTTCTCTAAAATGAAACGCATGTTTGGCATGCGAGCCTAA
- the hxlB gene encoding 6-phospho-3-hexuloisomerase yields the protein MKTTIKTIANEVKEVLLNVNENQAVQVSHALQKAKRIFVLGEGRSGLMGKAFAMRLMHGGFTVYVVGETITPSINRGDLLVAISGSGKTEQMVQFANKAHKAGARVLAVTAQPTSPLASLSDTLLTIPAATKYRHEHEPKTIQPLGNQFDQSLHLMLDAIIIDSLRKKETNDIQEDMRNRHANLE from the coding sequence TTGAAGACAACGATAAAAACAATAGCCAATGAAGTGAAAGAAGTCCTGTTAAACGTGAATGAGAACCAGGCGGTCCAGGTAAGTCACGCGCTTCAAAAGGCAAAACGTATCTTTGTTCTAGGTGAGGGAAGATCAGGTTTAATGGGGAAGGCCTTTGCCATGAGACTGATGCACGGGGGCTTTACCGTCTACGTCGTCGGTGAAACGATCACCCCCAGTATCAACAGAGGCGATTTGTTAGTGGCCATTTCAGGCTCAGGCAAAACTGAACAAATGGTCCAGTTTGCCAATAAGGCACATAAAGCGGGTGCCCGTGTACTGGCCGTCACGGCACAACCGACCTCACCACTAGCATCGCTAAGTGACACCCTACTGACGATTCCGGCCGCAACGAAATATCGTCATGAACATGAGCCCAAAACCATACAACCGTTAGGTAATCAATTTGACCAAAGCCTACATTTGATGCTAGACGCCATCATTATTGACAGTCTAAGAAAAAAAGAGACGAATGACATTCAAGAAGATATGAGAAACAGGCACGCAAACTTAGAATAA
- a CDS encoding substrate-binding domain-containing protein, translated as MKRVTMSDVANEANVSKSTVSQYINKRYDYMGEDTKTRIEQAIRQLGYQPNYVARSLKQKKTSTIGVIVANILHSFSTQLIRAIEDFCHEHDFHVIVCNADDDPVKEKKYIDMLRAKQVDGLIVVPTGRNITLYEQMVDETFPLVFVDRVVEGLPVHTLMLDNEKASSLAVEHLIASGYEDIGIITASIVNHLPPRVERINGYKQALLKHGIDVNQSYIKSAEPVYIQSSLKDMLSLSKPPKALVLANDLVLMETLAYIKEENLTIPDDLAIVGIDDVSFASLFNPALTTVAQPAFEMGKKAACILLQLISQSDETEQEYILRFEPTLKHRQST; from the coding sequence ATGAAAAGAGTTACAATGTCAGATGTTGCCAATGAGGCAAACGTTTCAAAAAGTACAGTCTCCCAATATATTAACAAACGCTATGATTACATGGGAGAGGACACAAAGACGCGCATTGAGCAAGCCATTCGTCAATTAGGCTACCAACCAAATTACGTTGCGCGAAGCTTGAAACAGAAAAAAACGTCTACAATTGGCGTCATCGTTGCTAACATTTTGCACTCATTCTCAACACAATTGATCAGAGCCATCGAGGATTTCTGTCACGAGCATGATTTTCATGTCATCGTTTGTAATGCCGATGATGATCCAGTGAAGGAAAAGAAATACATAGATATGTTACGAGCCAAACAAGTAGACGGATTAATTGTTGTTCCCACCGGTCGAAATATAACCCTTTACGAGCAAATGGTAGATGAGACATTTCCTTTAGTATTTGTGGATAGAGTGGTAGAGGGTCTACCTGTACATACGCTTATGCTAGATAACGAGAAAGCTAGTTCCCTAGCTGTGGAACACCTTATTGCAAGCGGGTATGAAGATATCGGGATCATCACAGCATCTATCGTTAATCATTTACCCCCTCGTGTTGAACGTATTAATGGCTACAAACAAGCACTGTTGAAGCACGGGATAGACGTTAATCAATCCTATATTAAGAGTGCCGAGCCTGTGTATATTCAATCATCTTTGAAAGATATGCTCTCCTTGTCCAAACCGCCAAAAGCGCTAGTCCTCGCCAATGACCTCGTTCTGATGGAAACATTGGCCTATATAAAAGAGGAGAATTTGACGATTCCAGATGATTTAGCGATTGTAGGGATTGATGATGTGTCTTTTGCCAGTCTTTTTAACCCAGCACTGACGACTGTGGCCCAACCCGCTTTTGAAATGGGAAAAAAGGCAGCTTGTATACTCCTACAGTTAATAAGTCAATCGGACGAAACGGAGCAAGAGTATATTCTTCGGTTTGAACCGACATTAAAACATAGGCAATCAACATAA
- a CDS encoding TRAP transporter large permease — MMALVLFLSFLLLMCLGIPIAFSLGISSLIYLLVADIGLNIIPQRIFGGINSFVLLCIPGFILAGNLMNASGITERIIRFANDVVGHIRGGLGLANIGSSMGFAGISGTALADTASIGSVMIPSMKKEGYDAGFSAAVTSSSSTVGPIIPPSLPLIIVGTLAGVSIGDLFLAGAIPGVLLGVGLMIVAYAISVKRQYPKEERKPFLVIVKSFFGAFWAILMTFIILYGILGGFFTPTEASIVAVLYALVIGLFVYKNLKLKQIPKIILDSMVSTSAILMLVGFANLFGWILVSEQIPILVADTILSITESPILVTLLIILLLLFVGTFMETIAALVILFPVLLPVATTIGMEPVHFGILMVLTLIIGLSTPPVGVCLFVASSIGKISIWETTKALVPFLIVSLIVLLLVAFIPALTLFLPNVID, encoded by the coding sequence ATGATGGCACTCGTACTCTTCCTCTCTTTTCTACTTTTAATGTGTTTGGGTATTCCTATCGCCTTCAGTTTAGGGATATCTTCACTCATTTATCTACTCGTGGCAGATATCGGGTTGAACATCATACCCCAACGCATATTTGGAGGGATTAATTCCTTCGTGCTGTTGTGTATTCCCGGGTTCATTTTAGCTGGCAATTTAATGAACGCAAGTGGGATAACAGAACGTATCATCCGATTTGCTAATGATGTTGTGGGACATATTCGTGGAGGATTAGGGCTGGCGAACATCGGTTCATCCATGGGATTCGCTGGGATTTCAGGCACGGCACTTGCGGATACTGCCAGTATCGGTTCTGTGATGATCCCCTCGATGAAGAAAGAAGGTTATGATGCAGGTTTTTCGGCTGCTGTCACGTCATCATCATCCACCGTAGGACCGATCATTCCACCTTCTTTACCGCTCATTATCGTGGGAACACTGGCGGGTGTATCCATCGGTGACTTATTCCTAGCGGGGGCTATACCAGGCGTCTTATTAGGGGTTGGACTTATGATTGTGGCATACGCCATTTCCGTTAAGCGTCAGTATCCCAAAGAAGAGCGAAAGCCGTTCCTTGTGATTGTCAAATCCTTTTTCGGTGCATTTTGGGCTATCCTTATGACATTCATTATATTATACGGGATTTTAGGTGGTTTTTTCACCCCTACCGAAGCATCCATTGTGGCTGTCTTATACGCCCTCGTCATTGGTCTATTCGTATATAAAAATTTAAAACTAAAACAAATTCCTAAGATTATACTCGATTCAATGGTGAGTACGTCGGCCATTTTGATGCTCGTTGGATTTGCCAATTTATTCGGGTGGATCCTCGTGAGTGAGCAAATTCCAATTTTAGTGGCAGACACGATATTAAGTATAACAGAGAGCCCTATACTCGTGACTCTGCTGATTATTCTTTTGCTTTTATTCGTGGGTACGTTTATGGAGACGATCGCAGCGCTAGTGATTTTGTTCCCTGTACTGTTACCCGTAGCGACAACGATAGGGATGGAACCTGTACACTTTGGCATTTTAATGGTGCTGACATTAATTATAGGGCTATCTACACCACCAGTTGGGGTGTGCCTATTCGTCGCATCAAGTATCGGTAAAATTTCAATATGGGAAACAACAAAAGCGTTAGTCCCATTCTTAATTGTAAGTTTAATCGTACTATTACTCGTAGCATTTATTCCAGCGTTAACCTTATTCTTACCAAATGTGATTGATTAA
- a CDS encoding TRAP transporter small permease, with amino-acid sequence MKPLKLLDRTLEILTTLCFIGIITVVMIQISTRFLPFSAVWTEELTRFLFIYAVAFGAPIAMKRQEFISIDLILNAIPDTSRHYYQAFTTLIVVGISFVVAYEGYNFMIIGQGQTSATMAIDMSWIHASIGLSSLLIGFYALVNIIELFSSKQKRGEQS; translated from the coding sequence ATGAAGCCGCTAAAACTATTAGACCGTACTTTGGAGATATTAACTACGCTTTGTTTTATCGGTATAATCACTGTGGTCATGATTCAAATTTCTACAAGATTTCTTCCATTTTCCGCCGTTTGGACAGAAGAATTAACGAGGTTTTTATTTATTTACGCTGTGGCTTTTGGCGCACCGATTGCGATGAAACGTCAAGAGTTCATTAGTATCGATTTAATATTGAACGCCATTCCGGACACATCTCGCCATTATTATCAGGCATTTACAACCTTAATAGTCGTTGGCATTAGTTTTGTTGTCGCTTATGAGGGTTATAACTTTATGATCATCGGTCAAGGGCAAACGTCTGCAACCATGGCCATCGACATGTCTTGGATTCATGCTAGTATTGGCTTGTCGTCTTTGCTCATAGGATTTTATGCACTAGTGAATATCATTGAACTTTTTTCTTCTAAGCAGAAACGGGGTGAACAATCATGA
- a CDS encoding zinc-binding alcohol dehydrogenase family protein produces the protein MKAVSVKEAGSIEVIEKEKPEIREKNEVLVQIKMVGICGSDMHIYHGTNPLATYPRVIGHEVTGEVVEIGEQVNTLKPGDKVVLEPIDTCGTCYACRNGRSNVCQNLEVYGVHRDGGMQQYIVVPSANLHKVEPDVPYQASVLVEPFTIGAQANWRGQVQEGDSVLIQGAGPIGICCLKMAKLLGAKCYITDLSEERLAFAKQSGADEVIHAGNKDVEQEIMSLTSGEGANVVIDAVCIPHTFELGVRVASNAGRIVVLGFTEQTSAIPQLPLTKQELTVVGSRLQTNQFPNVIKRLNQKELNVDGMVTHTFPVEDIQEALEYIERYPDEVRKAVMTF, from the coding sequence ATGAAGGCCGTAAGTGTGAAGGAAGCGGGTTCTATTGAGGTCATAGAGAAAGAGAAACCAGAAATAAGAGAAAAAAATGAGGTGCTCGTACAGATCAAAATGGTTGGCATCTGCGGTTCAGATATGCACATCTACCATGGTACGAATCCTCTAGCGACGTATCCTCGAGTCATCGGACATGAAGTGACAGGAGAGGTCGTCGAGATTGGCGAGCAGGTGAATACATTAAAACCAGGGGATAAGGTGGTACTAGAACCCATCGATACATGCGGAACATGTTATGCATGTAGGAATGGACGCAGTAACGTTTGTCAGAATCTTGAAGTTTACGGTGTCCATCGAGATGGGGGCATGCAGCAATATATTGTTGTCCCCAGTGCAAACCTGCACAAAGTAGAACCGGACGTACCGTATCAAGCATCCGTTTTAGTGGAGCCTTTTACCATCGGGGCCCAAGCGAATTGGCGGGGCCAAGTTCAAGAGGGTGACTCGGTATTGATTCAAGGGGCGGGTCCCATAGGGATCTGTTGTTTGAAGATGGCTAAATTACTAGGAGCCAAGTGTTATATCACCGATTTAAGTGAGGAACGATTAGCATTCGCGAAACAGAGTGGGGCAGATGAAGTGATCCATGCAGGTAATAAAGACGTGGAACAGGAAATCATGTCACTCACTTCCGGAGAAGGAGCGAATGTTGTCATCGATGCGGTTTGTATTCCCCACACATTTGAACTTGGGGTACGAGTGGCTTCGAATGCAGGTCGTATCGTAGTGCTAGGCTTTACGGAGCAAACGTCAGCTATACCGCAATTACCACTAACGAAGCAAGAACTTACAGTGGTTGGTTCACGCTTACAAACGAATCAATTCCCAAATGTCATTAAACGCTTAAATCAAAAAGAATTGAACGTCGATGGGATGGTGACTCACACGTTCCCTGTGGAGGACATCCAGGAAGCCTTGGAATATATTGAACGTTATCCTGATGAAGTACGAAAAGCGGTTATGACTTTTTAA